A region of the Fimbriimonadaceae bacterium genome:
CTCGACGCTCCGGTTGCCGGAGTGCGCGTCGTTGGAGACGGAGAAGCGGGCCTCGCCGCCCCACCGCTGGGCCGTCCAGCCCACGGGAACATCGCCCGCGACGCGTTCGAAAGAGGAATTGGCAAGAGCGTTCTGGGCCATGAGCACGGTGAGGAAGATTGCGAGCACGACACATCCCGTTTCCGCGCGCGGAGGCGGGCTTCCTGCCAGCCGGGGGAGGTTTCACGCAATGGACGCAAAGAACGCAAGGGGGCCCAAGGCCCAAGGCCCAAGGCCCAAGGCCCAAGGCCCCACTGGCACGAAGGACCAAGGACCAACAACAAAGAACTACCCCTTCGTGGATCGACGCGAATTCTTGACGGCGACCGGCGCTCTGGGCTTGGGTTTGGCCGCGGGCGGTTCCGCCTGGGCGGGGTCCGGCCAGGCGCGGGCGGGAAGGCCCCCGAGGTGGAAAGGCATGCGCAACTTCGTGTGGACGGGACCCGATGCCAAGGCCGAGCCGGCAGCGCTCAAGGCCAAGTACGCGGCCCTGAGGGCCAACGGCATCGGCGGCGTGTTCCTGAGCGGGGTGGACGACCGCGAGATCGACGCGATCCGCGAGGCGGGCCTCGAGGCGCACATCTGGATGTGGACCACGAACCGGGGGGACGCCTGGATTCGGGAGAACCATCCGGATTGGTACATGGTGAGCCGGACCGGCAAGTCGTGTTTCGACCAACCGCCCTACGTGGACTACTACCGGTGGGTATCCCCCGTGATTCCAGGCGTCCAGAGCTACCTGAAGGAGAAGGTGGACGCCCTCGCGGCGCATGACGGCGTGTCCGGCGTGCACCTCGACTACGTGCGCTATCCCGACGTGATCCTTCCGAAGGCCCTATGGAAGACGTACGGCCTCGATCAAACCGAAGAGCTTCCCGAGTACGACTTCTGCTACTCCAAACACACGCGCGATGCCTTCAAAAGGCGCTTCGGCCGCGATCCCTTGGAGATCGCCGACCCTGCGCACGATGCCGAGTGGCTGCACTTCCGCTACGATTCGGTGACGGAGCTGGTCCAGCAGCTCGCCGCCCAGGTGCGGAGGCACAAGAAGGAGGTGACCGCCGCGGTGTTCCCGACGCCGCGTTTGGCGCGGACGATCTGTCGCCAGGATTGGGACAAATGGCCGCTCGACTTTGCCGCGCGGATGATCTACCACTCGTTCTACGAGCAGCCGGTGGAGTGGGTGGGCGAGTGCGTGCTGGAGGACCTTCACGCCGCGCGCTTCCCCATCGTGGCCGGGCTCTATATGCCGGCGTTCGCGACGACCGACGAGTTTCGGAAGGGATTGCGCCTTGTGAAGAAGCGAGGCGGCGGCGGGGCGTCGCTCTTTGGAAATGTCGGAGAGCCGTTTTGGGCCGTTTTTCGCGAAGAGATGGGTGCTTAGCGGATCGACGAGCGGCGGGCAGGTTCCGGCGAACCGGCACCTACCCGGCATCGGCCAGGCCTTCGTCGCAGGAGTTAGATCATGGGAAGGACCAATCCCGGCGAGCGCGGAGGAAGCCAGGTATTTTCACCAGGTTCCGGAGGGTGCGGATCTCCTGTTAGACTCCCGTGTTGTGAAGAGTCGCTGCTTGCTTGTCGGATGGGTTTCGCTGGCCACCTGGGGTGTCGCCGCCGTCGCGCACG
Encoded here:
- a CDS encoding family 10 glycosylhydrolase; the encoded protein is MDRREFLTATGALGLGLAAGGSAWAGSGQARAGRPPRWKGMRNFVWTGPDAKAEPAALKAKYAALRANGIGGVFLSGVDDREIDAIREAGLEAHIWMWTTNRGDAWIRENHPDWYMVSRTGKSCFDQPPYVDYYRWVSPVIPGVQSYLKEKVDALAAHDGVSGVHLDYVRYPDVILPKALWKTYGLDQTEELPEYDFCYSKHTRDAFKRRFGRDPLEIADPAHDAEWLHFRYDSVTELVQQLAAQVRRHKKEVTAAVFPTPRLARTICRQDWDKWPLDFAARMIYHSFYEQPVEWVGECVLEDLHAARFPIVAGLYMPAFATTDEFRKGLRLVKKRGGGGASLFGNVGEPFWAVFREEMGA